GGGCGATCCTGAAACGGCATTCTTCCACGACCCCGGTCAAGGATGAGATCATTTCCGGGAAGGTCCGACTTTCGCCGACCTCCCATGAGGTCTGGTGCCAGGACAAGCCCATTGCCTTGACCTTACGGGAGTTCGACATCCTTCGGATCTTCCTGGAGAATCCGGGGAAGGCCCTGTCCCGGGAGGAGATCGTCCGTTTGGCCTGGGGACCGGCCACCGCCATCGTCCCCAAAGTGGTGGATGTCCATGTGGGGCATCTTCGGGCCAAATTGGGTCCGGAAGGAAAGCGGGTCGAGACCGTTCCCCAGGTCGGCTACAAGTGGGTCCTGTCCAAGCGGTGATCCCGGGGCCTATACGGCTTCTTTACCGCTCCTTTGCCGCCTTTTTACCCCGTTCGTACCCCTTTTCTCCTTAAATTCATCCCTGGAAAGCCGTGCCGCAAAGGCATGGGGAAGGGATGGACCATGATCCGAACCAAGAGCCCTGAGGACTTGCCTCCTTGGACCGAGGATGTTTGGGACCGGTGGTTCTATTCCTTCATGAAGGAGGTCTCCCAACCCGAAGATGGGGAGGCCCCGACGCCCCCTTCGGACCCGGTGGCCGGTGGTGCGTCATGACCGAGATCCTGGAAGCTCCCGTCGATAGGGTTTCCCTGCGAGGCCCGGACCACGGGGAAACATCCCCGCCGGAACGGTCCGCCCTTTGGGAACTCCTGAGCGCGTTCCAAGGGCTCCAAAAGGTCTATCGGGAAGGGCGGATGTCGGAGAGGGAGGCGGCTTTCCAGCTTTATGTCCATCGGGTCCGGATGCAAGGACGGGGTGCGGTCGTCCATTTCCAATACGCCCTTGGGTTCTTGGCCTTGGAGCTCTCCAAAATGGAACCCGGATTGGCCCCGGCCTTGGATAAGGTCCTGGCGGAGAACGCCCGATCGATGGAACGGGGGGACCCGGAGGCCATGTTCAAGGACGGGTTGGAACGCATTTATCGTCTGGCCCTCAAACCCCGGCAAGGGATGAAAGAAGACCGTTTGGACAGCGCGCGGGACTTCATCCGGGCCCATTTCCAGGAATCCATCCCCTTGGGGAAGGTGGCCGTCGAGTTCGGGCTTTCGACCTCGGTTTTCGGCCGTTGCTTCAAGGAACGGTTCGGAAAAGGGTTTTCAGTGTTCCTGAGGGATCTTCGGGTCGAGAAGGCCAAGGAGCTTTTGACCCATGGCCAACTCTCGGTCGAACGGGTCAGCCTTGAAAGCGGTTTCAAGAACTTCCATTACTTCTTCGAGGTCTTCAAGAAGGCGACGGGGAAGACGCCCCATCAATTCCGGAGGACCCAAACGGGACGATCGCCCAAAGTTTGACCGAGATCCATTTTCAACCGATGGCCCTTCCTTTGCCGTTCCTTTAATCCTTCTTTACCCCTTCTTTACGAAAAACCAATGCGATGGGCGATAGCATTTGCTCGTCGTCCATAAAAATGATTTTCGGTCGATCGCCTTCGGCCATGGTGGTGTGTTTTGATCCGAGAAAGATCCTTAAAGATCGGGGAACTCCAAGGAGCCGTTGAACCTTCGAGGACCGATCCTGGCCTTGATGTTCCTCCCTTCGGGCGGCTCCGTCCTTCTTGGGGCCTGGCTTTTCTGATTTTCCTTTGGGCCCTTCTTCCTTCCCCGGTCCTGGCCTGGGTCAATGGGGATTTCGAGACCTGCAACCTGACCGGTTGGACCACTTCGACCAATTCAGGGGCCAATCTTGCCTGCGGGCCCCCGACCGCCTCTTCTGTTCCGGTCGGATGGGCCCCTCTTTCCAATAATATGCTTCCCATGGTCCATGGGGGAAATTGTGCCGCCCAGCTCTACTCGGCCCGGGGCGATGAGAACCACCAGGATTGGGCCCGCATCCAGCAAACGGATGTGGTCCCGTCGGACGGGAGGACCTGCCTTTCCTTTTGGTTCGCGGCGGTCTTCGAGGACCATCACTATGAGGTCGGTCAATCGGAGGACACCTATATCCAGGCCGACGTGATCGTGGGCGGCACCACGATCGCCTCCCTGGTCTATAACTGGGCCAACAACCTGGCCATCGTGGTCTTTGACGGCTTGACCGGGACGGGTGGCGCGATCTGCGCGGTCAACCCGACCACCGAGAACCGATGGGGGTACCTTCCCTGGACCAATTACACCATCAACCTTTGCCAATACGTGGGCCAACAGGTCACCCTTCGGTTCACTGACTACGATTGCGGGCAAGGGGGGCATTACGGTTGGGGCTACGTGGACGATGTGACCTGGGCGGCCTGCCCCCAACCACCGACCATGTCCTTGACCAAGTCCAACGATCCGTCGGGCCCGGTCACCCAAGGCCAGGTCATCACCTATACCTTGACCTATGGGAACAGTGGCCCCGGATTGGCCAGCGGCGTGACGGTGACGGACCCGATCCCCCCGGGGACCAGTTTCGTGCCCGGGTCCCAGACCAGCAGCCCCAGCATGCCCAATACCTTCGTGAGCGGCGGCCAGGTGGGCTGGTCCATCGGCAACCTGCCCGCCGGAGCCTCCGGGACCCTTAGTTTCCAGGTCCGGGCAAGCCAATCCTGCGTGACGATCATCAACCAAGCGTCTTTATCCGACCTGGAACAGGCTTGCTATTGAGGGCGCCGATGGAAAAGGGACCGAGGATGGATGGGATGGGATGGGGGAGGCTTCGGCTGGCCCTTTCCCTGGCCTTTGCCCTGGCCGCGGGTGCGGTCCGGGGGCAGACCTTCTCGACCATCTCCGTCGGCGCCACCACCTCCTGCGTCACCGTCGGGCAGACCCTGTCGGTCACCCTGGTGTTCGGTCCCACGAACGATCAATTCCAAACCGACGATTACAGCATCGGTTTCGGAAGTGCCGCGACCCTTTCGTTCCCCGGGGGTTGCACCGCTTCCTATAACACGGGCTCCCTCCCCACCGCGGATGCGGTCACCTTGGTCCAGTCGGTCACGGTCCCGGCCACGATCTCGGGCCCTTGGACGACCCTCGCAGTGGTCGGGATCGAGAACAGCACTTACTTATGCGGCGGAAGTACCGTGATCGGGACGACAGGCATCTCCCTTTGCCCCTCTTCTTCCACCGGTACCCCTACGTTCACCCCGACCCGGACCAACACCCCCACCTCGACGAGGAGTTCCACTCCAACCCGGACGGTCACCCCCACCCTTACCGGATCGGGTGGGCCCGCCGACACGCCGACCTTTACCCCAATACCCATCGGTCCGACCGCGACGCCCGTTCGGAAGATGATCCTTTCGAACGCGGTGACCAACGTGGTCGGAGGCTGCACCCCCTCCCCGACCTCGACCGGGACCCCCACCCGGACGCCGTCCGCGACCTCGACCCCGACCTCCACCCGGACGGCCACCGACACGGCCACCTCCACCTCGACCTCCACCAGCAGCTTTACCTCGACCGCGACCCGGACCTCCACCTCGACCTGGACGACCACGGATACCTCCACCGAAACCTCCACCTGGACCCCGACCAAGACCTGGACCGCCAGTTCCACCGCGAGCGATACTTCGACCGCGACCTTTTCCAGGACGGCGACTTCCACCAGTACGGATACCGGTACACCGACCGCCACCAAGACCCCCACTTCCACCTTCACCCCTTCGGATACCCGCACTTCCACGCCGACCTCCACCGATACCTCGACCGGGACGGCCACCTCCACGGCGACCGATACCAGGACCGCCACGTTCACCGCGACCGCTTCCGATACGCGCACCTCGACCGCTACCTCCACTTCGACCCATACGCTGGTCTTCACGGCGACGCCCACGGATAGCTTCACCGTGACGGACACTCCGACGGCCTCCAATACCCGGACCGATACCGCCACCTCCACCGCAACTAGGACCTGGACCGCCACCGGGACCCCGACCGCCACGTCCACGGATACCTTCACCCCTACGTCCACCCGGACCTCCACCGAAACCCGGACCCCCACGCCGACCCCCACCCCCACGAACAGCGCGACGGATACCTGGACCTTCACTTCGACCTTTACGGCGACCGATAGTCCGACCCCGACCTGGACCCGAACGGCGACGGCGACGTCCACGGCGACCCGGACCTGGACCTTCACCTCCACAGCGACGGATACAAGGACCTTTACGTCGACCTTCACTTGGACCCCGACGGCCACCGCCACTTCGACCCCGACTTCGACCCCGACCGCGACGGATACAAGGACATTCACAGCCACCCGGACACCCACCCATACATGGACGGACACTTCCACGCCGACACCGACCCGCACCGCCACCGATACCCCGAGCCCCACGGCGACCCGGACCTTTACGCCGACCCGAACACCCACCTGGACCTGGACTTGGACCCACACCTGGACGGCGACCTCCACGGCAACCCCGACCCGAACCCCCACCGATACATGGACGGCGACCCCGAGCGACACCTGGACCCCCACTTGGACGGCGACGGCCACGGCGACTTCCACCCCTTTACCTCAGATCTCCTTCTCGAAAAAGGTCTCGGCCCTGACGGTGGAGTCCGGCGGGAACTTGACCTATACGCTGGAATTGACCGTGGGAGCCGCCGGTCTGGGTGGAGCGACCATCACCGACCGATTGCCCCCCCAACTTGTTTTTACGGGGGCGGGGCCCAATGTTCCTGCAAGCCTTCCGACGCCGCTTTATGACCCGGCCCAGTCCGTTCTTTCCTGGGCCCTCCCGGCCCTGGGTCCGGGGACCTATGACCTTACCTATCGAACCCGGGTGAAGGATCTTTTGGTCTCGGGGACCCAGGTCCTGAACCAGGCGGTCCTGGAACTGGGTCCTTCGGCGGGCCTCACCAGTGTCGCGCCCTCGGTGGTGGTGGGCTCCTATGAGGTCACGATCGGGGTCTATAACGAGGCAGGGGAATTGGTGGTGGTCCTGCTCCAGGAGCAACTTTCCCAGGCGATCCAAAATTTCGACTTTGGGAGCGGGAACGGATCGATCACCAGCCTTTCCGGTCCCAATGGCTCGGTGACGGTCTATTTCGGCGGGGTGGCCTTGACCACCTGGGACGGGACCAATGGTTCGGGGTCCCCGGTCAGCAACGGTGTTTACCACCTGAAGGTGGACAATGTGAACGGGCAAGGCATGGACCTGAGCACCACCCAACAGGTGACGGTCAGCCGGTCCCTGGCCCACGTCCATGTGGCCATTTATAACGAAGCGGGCGAGATCGTCCGGGAGCTCCTGACGACGGCGCAGGACAGCCAGGGGAACGGACTGGCCACCCTTTCCCTCGGTTCGTCGGTGTTGGACCCGGCCTCAGGTCCGCTCCAGGAAACGATCATCCTTTCGACCATACTGGGATCCCCGGTCACCCTGTCCTGGGACGGGACAGGAAGTTCGGGGGCTTATCTGACGGCCGGGCGTTATTTCGTGGAAGGGCATTGGACCGGCGCCCAGGGTGGGGAACAGACCTTGGTCCAGACCTTCACCATCGCCTCGGGGAGACCGGACCGGGAAAAGGTGACCGTGGGCCCGAACCCGGTCCGGCTTTCCCAGGGTCAGGCCCAAGCCCTTTTCCAGGGACCCACGGGGGCCCAGGACACCCTTCGGGTCAAGATCT
This is a stretch of genomic DNA from bacterium. It encodes these proteins:
- a CDS encoding response regulator transcription factor — its product is QKGKMPVFILTARGSSEDIVRGLEAGAEDYLSKPFNEREFLARVRAILKRHSSTTPVKDEIISGKVRLSPTSHEVWCQDKPIALTLREFDILRIFLENPGKALSREEIVRLAWGPATAIVPKVVDVHVGHLRAKLGPEGKRVETVPQVGYKWVLSKR
- a CDS encoding helix-turn-helix domain-containing protein — its product is MTEILEAPVDRVSLRGPDHGETSPPERSALWELLSAFQGLQKVYREGRMSEREAAFQLYVHRVRMQGRGAVVHFQYALGFLALELSKMEPGLAPALDKVLAENARSMERGDPEAMFKDGLERIYRLALKPRQGMKEDRLDSARDFIRAHFQESIPLGKVAVEFGLSTSVFGRCFKERFGKGFSVFLRDLRVEKAKELLTHGQLSVERVSLESGFKNFHYFFEVFKKATGKTPHQFRRTQTGRSPKV
- a CDS encoding DUF11 domain-containing protein, with protein sequence MIRERSLKIGELQGAVEPSRTDPGLDVPPFGRLRPSWGLAFLIFLWALLPSPVLAWVNGDFETCNLTGWTTSTNSGANLACGPPTASSVPVGWAPLSNNMLPMVHGGNCAAQLYSARGDENHQDWARIQQTDVVPSDGRTCLSFWFAAVFEDHHYEVGQSEDTYIQADVIVGGTTIASLVYNWANNLAIVVFDGLTGTGGAICAVNPTTENRWGYLPWTNYTINLCQYVGQQVTLRFTDYDCGQGGHYGWGYVDDVTWAACPQPPTMSLTKSNDPSGPVTQGQVITYTLTYGNSGPGLASGVTVTDPIPPGTSFVPGSQTSSPSMPNTFVSGGQVGWSIGNLPAGASGTLSFQVRASQSCVTIINQASLSDLEQACY